One window of the Leptospiraceae bacterium genome contains the following:
- the pstB gene encoding phosphate ABC transporter ATP-binding protein PstB — protein MAEIKIQTSVQSESKDEKLQVVFDLQNVNMYYGKVHAIHDLNMQIYKNKVTALIGPSGCGKSTVLRTLNRMNDFIEGFRITGKVLLNGEDIYDKKIDPVEIRLRVGMVFQTPNPFPKSIYENIALGPRINGYKGDLDELVYESLSKAYLWDEVKDKLHESAYSLSGGQQQRLCIARAIAMQPEVLLMDEPTASLDPISTRKIEELIFELKEFYTIIIVTHNMQQAARVGDFTALFYQGRLIEYDSTFKIFTSPKEKLTEDYITGRFG, from the coding sequence ATGGCAGAAATCAAAATTCAAACTTCTGTGCAAAGTGAATCAAAGGATGAAAAACTACAAGTAGTATTTGATTTGCAGAATGTAAATATGTATTATGGTAAAGTCCACGCAATCCACGACTTGAATATGCAAATCTATAAAAACAAAGTAACCGCTTTGATAGGACCATCAGGATGTGGAAAAAGCACAGTTCTTAGAACCCTTAATCGAATGAATGATTTTATCGAAGGATTTCGCATTACTGGGAAAGTACTTTTAAATGGAGAAGATATTTATGATAAAAAAATCGATCCTGTAGAAATACGTTTACGAGTCGGAATGGTGTTTCAAACTCCTAATCCATTCCCCAAATCTATTTACGAAAACATAGCTCTTGGTCCTCGAATCAATGGATATAAAGGAGACTTAGATGAGTTAGTGTATGAGTCTTTATCAAAAGCGTATTTATGGGATGAGGTTAAAGATAAACTTCATGAAAGTGCCTATTCTTTATCAGGTGGACAACAACAACGACTATGCATAGCACGTGCTATTGCTATGCAACCAGAAGTTTTATTAATGGACGAACCCACAGCAAGTTTGGATCCGATTTCTACGAGAAAAATAGAGGAGTTGATTTTTGAACTAAAAGAATTCTACACCATCATAATTGTTACTCACAATATGCAACAAGCTGCGAGGGTAGGAGATTTTACCGCCTTGTTCTATCAAGGAAGACTCATAGAATATGATAGTACCTTCAAGATTTTTACCAGTCCAAAAGAAAAATTGACAGAAGATTACATCACAGGTAGATTCGGTTAA
- a CDS encoding DUF294 nucleotidyltransferase-like domain-containing protein, protein MTSQSLKQRITDFLIKYVPFSYIKEEDLLKLAGTCKIKVVNQGEFIFREGENPPKEFYVIHQGSVELLDEKTNEIIEVLEEGDLFGIAALLAKRSYIFSAKATEDTILYILSYDIFYEYIQKYPRVLRFFSSGFAPGMQQFKKQNISFQDQVLRTVVAHDEVLELRINKNVITAKPDATVQEIAKIMTEKNIGSMIIADEERRPLGIITDSDLRKKIATGKFPITAKARDIMSAPVFTLPPEITATEAIIQMMKRNIRHLVLTQDGTNQTPIYGIVSEHDLLVLHGNNPAVLVKEVQSISSLKTDILRIIREKTDTLIKSYLEQDLSLPFITNTITLIHDNLIEKAIKLAKEKLKEEFPEYPQPPVKFAWLSMGSEGRKEQTLRTDQDNAIIYEDPQEEDKEKIQKYFLRMGELVNQFLVDYGFSECPANIMARNPEWCKPVSVWKNYFRKWIEVPAEKNLLNATIFFDFRVAYGDESLAQELRDVIYKYKNPFFLVFLAKEAATSAPPLNFFRNFIVEKSGEHKNEFDLKGRSIKPLVDAARVLAIDFQILEYSSTIERYEKLKEVDPVNQHIYRDAIDSFQLYLKLRTYFGFKNQDSGRYIKPEELSKLEKQMLKNSFLAIENIQKLLEARYQLNLIRE, encoded by the coding sequence ATGACATCCCAAAGCTTAAAGCAAAGAATCACAGATTTTTTGATAAAATACGTCCCCTTTTCATACATAAAAGAAGAAGATTTGCTCAAACTTGCTGGAACTTGCAAAATCAAAGTCGTTAATCAAGGTGAGTTCATATTTCGTGAAGGTGAGAATCCGCCAAAAGAATTTTATGTAATTCATCAAGGTTCAGTGGAGTTATTAGACGAAAAGACTAATGAAATCATAGAAGTTTTAGAAGAAGGGGATTTGTTTGGTATTGCAGCTTTACTTGCCAAGCGATCATATATTTTTTCTGCTAAAGCAACAGAGGATACAATCCTATACATTCTTTCGTATGATATTTTTTATGAATATATACAAAAATATCCAAGGGTGTTACGCTTTTTTTCTTCTGGTTTCGCTCCTGGTATGCAGCAATTCAAAAAGCAAAATATTTCTTTTCAGGATCAAGTCTTGCGAACCGTGGTGGCTCATGATGAAGTCTTGGAGTTACGAATCAACAAAAACGTAATTACGGCGAAACCAGATGCTACCGTGCAAGAAATCGCCAAAATCATGACTGAAAAAAACATTGGATCTATGATAATAGCTGATGAAGAACGACGTCCATTAGGAATCATAACAGATTCAGATTTACGGAAAAAAATTGCTACGGGAAAATTCCCCATCACGGCAAAGGCACGGGATATTATGTCTGCACCAGTATTCACATTACCACCAGAAATCACCGCAACAGAAGCCATCATTCAAATGATGAAACGAAATATCCGACATTTGGTTTTAACACAGGATGGAACCAATCAAACCCCAATTTATGGGATCGTTTCAGAACATGATTTGTTAGTATTACATGGAAACAATCCAGCGGTTTTAGTAAAAGAAGTTCAGAGTATATCAAGCTTAAAGACTGATATTTTACGTATCATACGAGAAAAAACTGATACTTTAATCAAAAGCTATCTGGAGCAAGATTTGTCTTTGCCTTTTATCACTAACACCATCACGTTAATTCATGATAATTTGATTGAAAAAGCCATCAAACTTGCAAAAGAAAAACTCAAAGAAGAATTCCCAGAATATCCACAACCACCTGTGAAGTTTGCTTGGCTTTCTATGGGTAGTGAAGGAAGAAAAGAACAAACTTTGCGAACGGATCAGGACAATGCCATCATCTACGAAGATCCACAAGAAGAAGATAAAGAAAAGATACAAAAATATTTCTTACGAATGGGGGAATTGGTGAATCAGTTCTTGGTGGACTATGGATTTAGTGAATGTCCTGCTAATATTATGGCGAGGAATCCTGAGTGGTGTAAACCTGTATCTGTGTGGAAAAATTACTTTCGAAAGTGGATTGAAGTTCCTGCAGAGAAGAATCTTCTGAATGCTACGATTTTTTTTGACTTTCGTGTTGCTTATGGGGATGAGTCACTTGCCCAAGAATTACGAGATGTGATTTATAAATACAAAAATCCGTTCTTCTTGGTGTTTTTGGCGAAGGAAGCGGCAACAAGCGCTCCTCCTTTAAACTTCTTTCGAAATTTCATTGTAGAAAAGTCAGGAGAGCACAAAAATGAATTCGACCTAAAAGGAAGAAGCATCAAACCCTTAGTAGATGCGGCTAGGGTTCTTGCCATTGATTTTCAAATCCTTGAGTATTCTTCTACCATAGAGCGATATGAAAAACTCAAAGAAGTGGATCCAGTAAATCAACATATTTATAGAGATGCCATTGATTCATTTCAACTTTACTTAAAATTACGAACTTATTTTGGTTTCAAAAATCAAGACTCTGGTAGATACATCAAACCAGAGGAGCTAAGTAAATTAGAAAAACAAATGCTCAAGAATTCCTTTTTAGCGATTGAAAACATCCAAAAACTTTTAGAAGCTCGATACCAGCTAAATTTGATAAGGGAATAG
- a CDS encoding class I SAM-dependent methyltransferase encodes MDSQEAWESYYKNTNHNLIYPDENLIRIIEKIYQPSWQKALDFGCGNGRNLRYLKTKNIPFLYGLDFSQEIIRKNQERPAGIVYLHYQNHSHLPFPDDDFDLVICWGVLHYNPKPIREFLLREFRRVLKSDGYLVGTFRSNRDTYFYQSEVKNAFIEFFEEQQIYEELKDFTDIKLSHVERTLLGDLQTKIAHYLFVSKK; translated from the coding sequence ATGGATAGCCAAGAAGCATGGGAAAGTTATTACAAAAACACAAATCACAACTTGATCTATCCCGATGAAAACCTGATCCGAATCATCGAAAAAATATATCAACCCAGCTGGCAAAAGGCATTAGACTTTGGATGTGGAAACGGAAGAAACCTGAGATATTTAAAAACAAAAAACATTCCTTTTCTTTATGGTTTAGACTTTTCGCAAGAAATCATAAGAAAAAATCAAGAACGTCCAGCGGGAATAGTTTATCTTCATTATCAAAATCACTCCCATCTACCATTTCCTGATGATGATTTTGATTTAGTAATTTGTTGGGGGGTTTTGCATTATAACCCTAAACCTATTAGAGAATTTCTTCTTCGAGAATTTCGTCGTGTTTTAAAATCCGATGGTTACTTAGTGGGAACATTTCGTTCAAATCGTGATACATATTTTTATCAGTCTGAAGTAAAAAATGCCTTTATAGAATTCTTTGAGGAACAACAAATTTATGAAGAACTAAAAGATTTCACCGACATAAAACTTTCTCATGTGGAACGAACTCTATTAGGAGATTTACAAACAAAGATAGCCCATTATCTGTTTGTTTCAAAAAAATAA
- a CDS encoding exonuclease domain-containing protein, with product MAVCHYLESIEKNKIFTEPEKNRYIILDTETTGLDYKNDQVLSIGAIRIENLEINISDSFEVILQTETAGDKESIAVHGIRTQDVKQGIQRDFAFEQFLYFLQGDIIVGHHILFDKLILSNNIKKIFSIELLNPIIDTFDVAIYYENLVKKRNVIPEEANPEEFSLDNLLNRFRIKSSGRHTSIGDALLTAELFLRMMKKLIQQKNFRIESLIKY from the coding sequence ATGGCGGTTTGCCATTACTTAGAAAGCATCGAAAAAAATAAAATCTTTACAGAACCGGAAAAAAATCGTTATATAATTTTAGATACTGAAACAACGGGATTGGACTACAAGAACGATCAGGTTCTATCGATTGGAGCGATTAGGATTGAGAATTTGGAAATCAATATCAGTGATTCTTTTGAGGTGATACTACAAACAGAAACGGCAGGTGACAAAGAAAGTATCGCTGTTCACGGAATTCGAACTCAAGATGTGAAACAAGGAATTCAAAGGGATTTCGCCTTCGAGCAGTTTCTTTATTTTTTGCAGGGTGATATTATTGTTGGACATCACATTCTTTTTGACAAGCTAATTTTATCAAACAACATCAAAAAAATTTTTTCGATTGAGTTACTTAATCCCATCATTGATACGTTCGATGTTGCTATTTACTATGAAAACCTTGTAAAAAAAAGAAATGTGATTCCTGAAGAGGCTAATCCAGAGGAATTTTCTTTGGATAATCTTTTGAATAGATTTCGCATCAAAAGCAGTGGAAGGCATACTTCCATTGGGGATGCACTGCTAACTGCGGAGTTGTTTCTCAGAATGATGAAAAAATTAATCCAACAAAAAAACTTTCGAATTGAAAGTTTAATCAAATATTGA
- a CDS encoding RNA methyltransferase → MMEFNLLWEMLTESRRRRFLKVLEERTRYITVVLEDIFDPHNGSACLRSCEANGIQDIYIIERERPFTTKEGVSMGSGKWLTLHKFSNTQQDPTVECLKVLSQKNYRIYGMSSYEISGKVNRSLQELSLSQPVALVFGSERNGLSNVALEHINEFIQIPMYGFVESYNISVACAIAVYTLVQNLRNTNYSWRLSKEEKQEVLWEWLKKEFPDHEKILKNQIKSF, encoded by the coding sequence ATGATGGAATTCAATCTTTTGTGGGAGATGTTGACCGAGAGTCGCAGACGACGCTTTCTAAAGGTCTTAGAAGAACGAACACGCTACATTACAGTGGTTTTAGAAGATATTTTCGATCCTCACAATGGTTCGGCATGTTTACGTTCTTGTGAAGCCAATGGAATTCAGGATATTTACATCATTGAGCGGGAAAGACCTTTTACTACAAAAGAAGGGGTTTCTATGGGATCAGGGAAATGGCTCACGTTGCATAAGTTCTCAAACACACAGCAGGATCCCACAGTAGAATGTCTAAAGGTTTTATCCCAAAAAAACTATCGGATTTATGGTATGAGTTCTTATGAAATCTCGGGTAAAGTAAATCGTTCATTGCAAGAATTATCATTGAGTCAGCCAGTAGCATTGGTATTTGGTTCTGAAAGGAATGGGCTAAGTAATGTGGCACTAGAACATATAAATGAATTTATCCAAATCCCAATGTATGGTTTCGTGGAAAGCTACAACATTTCAGTGGCTTGTGCAATAGCAGTATATACCCTTGTTCAAAATTTAAGAAACACAAATTACTCTTGGAGATTATCAAAAGAAGAAAAACAAGAAGTCTTATGGGAATGGTTGAAAAAAGAATTTCCCGATCATGAGAAAATTTTAAAAAATCAAATCAAAAGTTTTTAA
- a CDS encoding class I SAM-dependent methyltransferase encodes MDCPFCEVPTSLLFHIKKFSEPFSIYICKNCGLQHKYPQNQSNYYTKDYYEGKAEYSYIDERRYFPFFEQVWRARLKTIKKYKPPPLRFLDVGCGFGGFVLTALRMGYDAEGIDVSEYAVEEAKKNQDLKNRIYHTDLLSFEPKKKYDVITLIEVIEHLTNPKSVFEKLSDLLNPKGLLVIQTANMDGLQAKLLKERYHYYLPGHLYYYSKKNLINFLKLYGFEDFIPFHGVDFGLLPKYKKMMGFFVSFWDYRKFLRVGLYHFLSKIAIGNFAMTSSFVLYAFKKKSFL; translated from the coding sequence ATGGATTGTCCTTTTTGTGAGGTTCCCACGAGTCTTTTATTTCATATTAAAAAGTTCAGTGAGCCTTTTTCTATCTATATTTGCAAAAATTGTGGATTACAACATAAATACCCTCAAAATCAATCAAACTACTATACAAAAGACTATTATGAAGGAAAAGCTGAATATAGTTATATTGACGAAAGGAGATATTTCCCCTTCTTCGAGCAAGTTTGGAGAGCAAGGTTAAAAACCATCAAAAAATATAAACCTCCTCCTTTGAGGTTTCTCGATGTAGGTTGTGGATTTGGAGGATTTGTCTTGACTGCCTTACGAATGGGGTATGACGCTGAGGGGATTGATGTTTCTGAATATGCTGTTGAGGAAGCAAAGAAAAATCAAGATTTGAAAAATCGAATTTATCATACTGATCTTTTAAGCTTTGAGCCAAAAAAAAAATACGATGTAATCACTTTGATTGAAGTGATTGAACACCTAACTAACCCTAAAAGTGTTTTTGAAAAATTATCAGACCTCTTAAATCCAAAAGGTCTTTTGGTAATCCAAACGGCAAACATGGATGGTCTCCAAGCAAAACTATTAAAAGAACGATATCATTATTACTTACCTGGTCATTTATATTATTATTCTAAAAAAAACTTAATAAACTTTTTAAAACTCTATGGTTTTGAGGATTTTATTCCTTTTCATGGGGTTGATTTTGGTTTGCTACCCAAATATAAAAAAATGATGGGTTTTTTTGTGTCTTTTTGGGATTATAGAAAATTTCTAAGGGTGGGATTGTATCATTTTCTGAGTAAAATAGCCATAGGAAATTTTGCCATGACAAGTTCTTTTGTTTTATATGCATTCAAGAAAAAGAGCTTTTTATGA
- a CDS encoding SpoIIE family protein phosphatase — translation MNTTLDFTKAIEIAKNTYWIGKYLENDPFQCHPYLIVNNNESILIDPGSMLEIDAIIEKINSVSNIQNIKYIILHHQDPDLAAAVPYLETLIQRDDLVIITHSRMTFLVKHYGIKSQYYRIDHQNFEIDINGYKLKFYTTPYCHSPGAFMTYDVQTKVLFSSDLFGGLEESWEFYAGDDYFKKIEGFHMAYMPSRDILNYSLRKIENLDIELIAPQHGSIITKDKIKPLIEKMKEMECGLYIEKKYSEDLTSTILKLNQLKKEFEVSLEEIKQLKRSQDGDYYLATLLIKPLIVNKINSDKFKIDFINIQKKSFLFKNKHNQLGGDLCYANYIKINNQNYILFFNGDAMGKSIQGTSGAIVMGTILNSISYRHFDYVQSMSEFFHISEFFYEIYNEIQSIFLSFSGAMMLSGVLGIIDEKEEKMYYINAEHPYVVLYRDGKASYIDKELTLRKFGFLSEFSLKVNMFDFKENDVIFIGSDGKDDLLLYDGVEKKLNTDPNLFLSIVEKNQGKLKNIINFIYKISEPTDDISIMRISFKEHNYNKNHHIIDEDRIYKIKIKSYIRQKNFKKALELMEGPSENQPVDILLYRGYCFLNLQRYLKALKYLLKAKEKQPDNPVVLKFLGLAYYYLKNYKLAKEYWEKAIELKPEDSLLNKNLKKVNSILERQRVLMGKAQGLSQGVDKKEQQIDTLKYELEKI, via the coding sequence ATGAATACTACATTAGATTTTACAAAAGCAATTGAGATTGCCAAAAATACGTATTGGATTGGAAAGTATTTAGAAAATGACCCATTTCAATGTCATCCCTATTTAATCGTTAACAATAACGAATCTATCCTGATAGATCCTGGCTCTATGTTAGAGATTGATGCAATTATAGAAAAGATTAACAGTGTATCTAATATACAAAACATTAAATATATCATACTTCACCACCAGGATCCCGACTTAGCAGCAGCGGTTCCTTACTTGGAAACATTAATCCAACGGGATGATTTGGTAATTATTACCCATAGTAGGATGACGTTTTTAGTGAAACATTATGGAATTAAATCTCAATATTATCGCATTGATCATCAGAACTTCGAGATAGACATAAATGGATATAAATTAAAGTTTTATACAACTCCCTATTGTCATTCACCTGGCGCCTTTATGACATATGACGTTCAAACCAAAGTGCTATTTTCAAGTGATTTGTTTGGTGGATTAGAAGAAAGTTGGGAATTCTACGCAGGTGATGATTATTTCAAAAAAATTGAAGGTTTTCACATGGCATACATGCCAAGTAGAGATATCTTGAACTATTCTTTAAGAAAGATCGAAAACTTGGATATTGAACTTATAGCACCTCAGCATGGATCAATCATTACTAAAGACAAAATTAAGCCATTGATTGAGAAAATGAAAGAAATGGAATGCGGCTTGTATATAGAAAAGAAATATTCAGAGGATTTAACTTCAACTATTTTGAAATTGAATCAACTCAAAAAAGAGTTTGAAGTTTCATTGGAAGAAATCAAGCAATTGAAAAGAAGTCAAGATGGTGATTATTATCTTGCTACTTTATTGATTAAGCCATTGATTGTAAATAAAATCAATAGCGATAAATTCAAGATAGATTTTATCAACATTCAAAAGAAATCTTTTCTCTTCAAGAATAAACACAATCAGTTAGGTGGTGATTTGTGTTATGCAAATTATATAAAAATCAATAATCAGAACTATATCTTGTTTTTTAACGGCGATGCCATGGGGAAATCCATTCAGGGAACGAGCGGTGCAATCGTGATGGGGACAATTTTAAACTCCATTTCTTATCGTCATTTTGATTATGTTCAAAGTATGTCGGAATTCTTTCACATATCAGAATTTTTCTATGAAATTTATAATGAAATTCAAAGTATCTTTCTTTCATTTAGTGGAGCTATGATGTTATCAGGTGTTTTAGGAATCATTGATGAAAAAGAAGAAAAGATGTATTATATCAATGCAGAACATCCTTATGTGGTTCTTTATAGAGATGGCAAAGCAAGTTATATAGATAAAGAACTAACACTAAGAAAATTTGGATTTCTTTCTGAGTTTTCTTTGAAAGTAAATATGTTTGATTTCAAAGAAAATGATGTGATATTCATAGGAAGTGATGGTAAAGATGACCTTTTACTTTATGATGGTGTTGAAAAAAAATTAAACACAGATCCAAATCTCTTTTTGTCTATTGTTGAAAAAAATCAAGGGAAGTTGAAAAATATAATTAATTTTATTTATAAAATTTCAGAACCTACAGATGATATATCAATCATGCGAATTTCTTTTAAGGAACATAATTATAATAAAAATCATCATATTATTGATGAAGATAGAATATACAAAATCAAGATCAAAAGTTATATTCGCCAGAAAAACTTTAAAAAGGCTTTGGAATTAATGGAAGGACCTTCAGAAAATCAACCAGTTGATATTCTACTTTATCGAGGATATTGTTTCTTGAATTTGCAAAGGTATCTCAAAGCTCTTAAGTACTTATTGAAGGCAAAAGAAAAACAACCTGATAATCCAGTTGTGTTGAAGTTTCTTGGATTAGCTTATTATTACTTAAAGAACTATAAGTTAGCAAAAGAATATTGGGAAAAAGCTATAGAATTAAAACCAGAAGATTCCTTGCTCAATAAAAATTTGAAAAAAGTCAATTCTATTTTGGAACGCCAACGAGTATTGATGGGAAAAGCACAAGGATTATCACAAGGGGTAGATAAGAAAGAACAACAAATAGATACACTCAAATATGAATTAGAAAAGATTTAA
- the pstA gene encoding phosphate ABC transporter permease PstA, giving the protein MRYDPNFKNYKRYYIYGIIFYAITLTINVFVIFLLFYLLITITIHGLPVLSVDFFLNPPSRFAARSGIFPAIMGTFWLMILTALFSIPMGVMAAIYLEEYSSKSSKFIELVKLNIQNLAGIPSIIYGILGLSLFVRGIELGRSLIAGALTMSLLILPTITIATQEALRAIPDSFRFAGYGVGMTRWQVIRHQVLPVAMPGILTGIILGLSRAIGETAPLIMIGALTFVAIAPTSIMDSFTVIPIQIFNWTTLPQMEFHKLAAGAILVLIVMLLIMNSFAIYLRIVFQRKLSL; this is encoded by the coding sequence ATGAGGTATGATCCCAACTTCAAAAATTATAAAAGGTACTACATTTATGGAATCATATTCTATGCTATTACTTTAACAATTAATGTTTTTGTGATCTTTCTTTTATTTTATCTCTTGATAACCATTACAATTCATGGATTACCTGTGCTTTCGGTGGATTTCTTTCTCAACCCACCATCGAGGTTTGCTGCAAGATCTGGGATATTCCCAGCAATTATGGGAACATTTTGGTTGATGATTCTTACTGCTTTGTTTTCCATTCCGATGGGGGTTATGGCGGCAATATACTTAGAAGAATACAGTAGCAAAAGTAGTAAATTCATTGAGTTAGTAAAATTAAACATCCAAAATTTGGCAGGAATCCCTTCCATCATATATGGAATTTTAGGTTTATCTCTTTTTGTGAGGGGAATTGAATTGGGTAGGAGTTTGATTGCTGGAGCTCTTACCATGTCTTTGTTGATATTACCCACGATTACGATAGCAACTCAAGAAGCTCTCAGAGCCATACCTGATTCTTTTCGTTTTGCAGGTTATGGTGTTGGGATGACTCGTTGGCAGGTGATTCGTCATCAAGTTCTTCCAGTAGCTATGCCTGGAATACTTACGGGTATCATCTTGGGGCTTTCTCGTGCGATTGGAGAAACCGCTCCCCTCATCATGATTGGGGCACTGACATTCGTTGCCATAGCGCCCACCAGTATTATGGACAGTTTCACAGTAATTCCCATCCAAATTTTTAATTGGACCACCTTGCCTCAAATGGAATTTCATAAATTGGCGGCTGGGGCTATTTTAGTGTTGATTGTTATGTTACTTATCATGAATTCTTTTGCAATATACTTAAGAATTGTCTTTCAAAGAAAATTAAGTTTATAA
- a CDS encoding ParB N-terminal domain-containing protein, producing the protein MQIPLKDIKIPPRIRNRKTNVDDLMESMSEFGQLQPILINQNYELLAGYRRYLAAKSLGWNTIDAKIIDVRDKKKRLLIELEENQIRKNFTAEELEKAKHLLKRYQQNSFWLNLWWNFIEFLQKIFRWWG; encoded by the coding sequence ATGCAGATTCCTCTCAAGGACATCAAAATTCCACCACGAATACGAAATCGAAAAACGAACGTGGATGACTTGATGGAATCAATGTCAGAGTTCGGACAACTTCAACCCATTCTTATTAATCAGAACTACGAACTTCTTGCAGGTTATCGAAGATATTTAGCAGCCAAAAGCTTAGGCTGGAATACCATTGATGCCAAAATCATTGATGTTCGAGATAAAAAAAAGCGACTCCTAATCGAACTCGAAGAAAACCAAATAAGAAAAAACTTCACAGCTGAAGAACTCGAGAAAGCAAAACACCTCCTCAAACGTTATCAACAAAATTCCTTTTGGCTGAACCTATGGTGGAATTTTATAGAATTCTTACAAAAAATTTTCCGTTGGTGGGGATGA